In Thiospirochaeta perfilievii, a single window of DNA contains:
- the lepB gene encoding signal peptidase I, which yields MGRSSNKRYRSYSEKKSQTKKFRVYFIRIAILILFYSIFTAFVAISIRVDGNSMEPTIDLGSSLILQPSQNINKLLKRKNIKNLRRGEVVLTSTNYVNEPKLIEEFLDPIVRIFTLQKRSVVYDNRGYKGRSELLRVVGLPGDTVKIKDGTVYIKPSGQDFFLSEFELTKLDYDIIKNEDSDTWKKEFPFSSEYRETFVTEGHYFLISDNRRVFNDSRVFGLSSKENILGRVVLKYWPIDEFKIY from the coding sequence ATGGGACGATCATCAAACAAGAGATACAGGTCATACAGCGAAAAGAAGTCACAAACTAAAAAGTTTAGAGTCTATTTTATAAGGATAGCAATCCTAATCCTATTTTACTCGATATTCACAGCTTTTGTAGCAATAAGTATAAGAGTTGATGGTAATTCTATGGAACCAACAATAGATCTAGGAAGCTCTCTTATTTTACAACCATCCCAAAATATAAATAAACTTCTTAAAAGGAAAAACATTAAAAACCTAAGAAGAGGGGAGGTTGTTTTAACTAGTACTAATTATGTTAATGAGCCTAAATTAATAGAGGAGTTTTTAGATCCAATAGTTAGAATCTTTACACTCCAAAAACGGTCCGTAGTATATGATAATAGGGGATATAAAGGGAGATCCGAGTTACTAAGAGTTGTAGGGCTACCTGGTGATACAGTTAAAATAAAAGATGGTACAGTCTATATAAAACCAAGTGGACAGGATTTTTTTCTTAGTGAGTTTGAACTTACAAAACTAGATTATGATATTATTAAGAATGAAGACTCAGATACATGGAAAAAAGAGTTTCCCTTCTCATCAGAGTATAGGGAGACCTTTGTAACAGAGGGACACTACTTTTTAATTTCAGATAATCGTAGGGTGTTTAACGACTCTAGAGTATTTGGACTCTCCTCTAAGGAGAACATACTAGGAAGAGTTGTTTTAAAATATTGGCCTATTGATGAATTTAAAATCTACTAA
- a CDS encoding LysM peptidoglycan-binding domain-containing protein, whose amino-acid sequence MKRLLSLLLLLLVTFFIYSDTIIHIVERGDTLFGLSLKYEVPTNIIKIENGLESDNLYIGQKINITKLKPDRYKVLPGDSLSSIAYNHDITLKHLLLVNRIADDYSLKIGETLIVPTTPEKKREYIVKKGDTLSWISMTYNIDIEKIKRLNKIQDGSLVVGQELKLISSDKPEKIVKQAAVSLNLIDNEEVLKDKGLKYIIKAGDTLSAIALEYQTSVSDISSLNNLNSTNIKIGDTIYLPSYAKKREPIDYNIYHIVEKGDTLSQIALDYNISETLLREINHLDSDKIKIGDSIKLIPQESRTYRVLKGDTLWSIAQKHDISVDQLMQYNHLNSTLVPEGKLLTLYDYSVVTHTQEEDNFSLVSFKYKHNTTLSQPYKSYSIDQLKNPLDKYNKAKENWKNFSKLISNEEQMSNDLEGWTVILDPGHGGKDPGAIATVTLNGKKRYIVEDEYAYDTAVRLYELLKRNGADVYMTILSPDHIARNPSDNATTFINEKNEVYNDYKLNSYNNSTVWPVGGQWGLEQRVKITNNILSVSKNKKTIFISIHADNDVDRDVGKLVLYSERNSIEDQKSKDFANYLLPSLGDNATADGMTLAVLHNNNADVKVLIELRNMAHLKEAMALLDNNKRQEDALMILNGIKNYTKKH is encoded by the coding sequence ATGAAAAGACTGCTGTCCCTACTTTTGTTACTATTAGTAACATTTTTTATATATTCAGATACAATAATTCATATAGTTGAAAGGGGTGATACCCTTTTTGGCTTATCATTAAAATATGAAGTACCCACTAATATTATTAAGATTGAGAATGGCTTAGAGTCTGATAATCTATATATTGGACAGAAGATTAATATTACGAAACTAAAGCCAGATAGATATAAGGTACTACCTGGAGACTCACTCTCTAGTATTGCATATAACCACGATATAACCCTTAAACACCTATTATTAGTAAATAGAATAGCTGATGATTATTCTCTAAAAATTGGGGAGACACTAATAGTACCTACAACTCCTGAAAAAAAAAGAGAGTATATAGTAAAAAAAGGGGATACATTAAGTTGGATCTCAATGACTTATAACATTGATATTGAAAAAATAAAGAGACTTAATAAGATACAAGATGGAAGTCTAGTTGTAGGCCAAGAGTTAAAACTGATAAGTAGTGATAAACCAGAGAAAATAGTAAAACAAGCTGCAGTTTCATTAAACCTAATTGATAATGAAGAAGTTTTAAAAGATAAGGGGTTAAAGTATATTATAAAAGCAGGGGATACCCTATCTGCTATAGCTTTAGAGTACCAAACATCTGTTTCTGATATAAGTAGCCTTAACAATCTTAATAGTACAAATATAAAAATAGGAGATACTATCTACCTACCTAGTTATGCAAAAAAGAGAGAACCAATTGATTATAATATCTACCATATTGTAGAAAAAGGAGACACCCTCTCCCAAATAGCTTTAGATTACAATATATCTGAAACTCTACTAAGGGAAATAAATCACCTAGATAGTGATAAAATTAAGATTGGAGACTCTATAAAACTTATACCCCAGGAGAGTAGAACCTACAGGGTTTTAAAGGGTGATACTCTTTGGTCTATTGCACAAAAACATGATATTTCAGTAGACCAACTTATGCAGTACAACCACTTAAACTCAACTCTAGTACCAGAGGGTAAACTGTTAACGCTTTATGATTATAGTGTAGTAACCCATACCCAAGAAGAGGATAACTTTAGCCTTGTCTCATTTAAATATAAACACAATACAACACTCTCCCAACCCTACAAAAGTTACTCTATAGATCAACTTAAAAACCCCCTTGATAAATATAATAAAGCTAAAGAGAATTGGAAAAACTTTTCAAAATTAATATCAAATGAAGAGCAGATGTCAAATGATCTAGAAGGATGGACAGTTATACTTGATCCAGGACATGGGGGAAAAGACCCTGGAGCAATTGCAACAGTTACTTTAAATGGAAAAAAGAGATACATTGTAGAAGATGAGTACGCCTATGATACTGCTGTTAGACTATACGAGTTATTAAAAAGAAATGGTGCGGATGTATATATGACAATTTTAAGTCCAGACCATATAGCAAGGAATCCTAGTGATAATGCGACTACATTTATTAATGAAAAGAATGAAGTATATAATGATTATAAATTAAACTCCTACAATAATAGTACTGTATGGCCTGTTGGAGGTCAGTGGGGTTTAGAACAGAGGGTGAAGATAACAAATAACATCTTATCTGTTTCTAAAAACAAGAAGACTATTTTTATTAGTATTCATGCAGACAACGATGTAGATAGGGATGTAGGAAAATTAGTTTTATATAGCGAAAGAAATAGTATAGAGGATCAAAAAAGTAAGGATTTTGCAAACTACTTATTACCCTCACTTGGGGATAATGCAACAGCTGATGGTATGACTTTAGCTGTATTACACAACAACAATGCAGACGTAAAAGTTCTAATTGAGTTAAGAAATATGGCTCATTTAAAAGAGGCTATGGCCCTTTTGGATAATAATAAAAGGCAAGAAGATGCTTTAATGATATTAAATGGTATAAAAAACTATACCAAAAAGCATTAA
- a CDS encoding PEGA domain-containing protein, whose product MIDTSHINIKLKDIFKISPNTYIPIFYGLLLIFILLLITVIPGLLNNRTNVIIKSSPTGAAVFIDNELIGSTPLEISLPKGSREFTVKKEHFFDYTSTEVVERRKSQVIYIDLESKKGLDILKNGYANGSRWSLVNSNQLSNRYRIPNIISEPVLDYYEANDFNRESLESYLESSLKLITNEFILSDYLRALAINSSNKKLLSVSSIKNSASFIEKLLNSTPNLSLLIYNKILLRRSLDIKSPALERIARDHQLKINKNVVSFKEQSSSIKVENLNFINIPESQIPTIDVNFIHNISNESFYILEEMVDRDNYFKFLEDNPKWSKENTEELINKGLVDKFYLDFSNDEDYITNISYYAAKAWCEWANEYYNIPSNYKISLPSENLWLSANQFDILDNVDAWQWTNQGFYIYDHFLTKKSGVILDEFDQIEAKLVVGKNKYNTKAESSRGVQNASWCTPFLSFRPVLIRKSNGKE is encoded by the coding sequence ATGATTGATACATCACATATAAACATAAAATTAAAAGATATATTTAAAATTTCACCTAATACATATATACCAATATTTTACGGTTTACTTCTAATATTTATACTGCTATTAATTACTGTAATCCCAGGGTTATTAAATAATAGAACCAATGTAATAATAAAAAGTTCACCAACAGGTGCAGCAGTATTTATTGATAATGAGCTAATAGGCTCTACCCCCTTAGAAATATCCCTACCTAAAGGGAGCAGAGAGTTTACCGTAAAAAAAGAACATTTTTTTGATTATACTAGTACAGAGGTTGTTGAACGTAGAAAATCACAAGTAATATATATTGATCTTGAGTCTAAAAAAGGTTTAGATATTTTAAAAAATGGTTACGCCAACGGGTCTAGATGGAGTTTAGTAAACTCAAACCAACTATCAAATAGGTACAGAATCCCCAATATTATATCTGAACCAGTTTTAGACTATTATGAAGCTAATGATTTTAATAGAGAGAGCCTAGAGAGTTATTTAGAGTCATCCCTAAAATTGATTACTAACGAGTTTATTTTAAGTGATTATCTAAGAGCTCTAGCGATTAACTCATCAAATAAAAAGTTACTCTCAGTTTCATCAATTAAAAACAGTGCTTCTTTTATTGAAAAACTACTAAATAGTACCCCTAACCTATCCCTATTAATATATAATAAGATACTATTAAGAAGATCTTTAGATATAAAATCCCCTGCATTAGAGAGAATAGCAAGGGATCATCAACTTAAGATCAATAAAAATGTGGTAAGTTTTAAAGAACAATCCTCTTCTATAAAAGTAGAAAATTTAAATTTTATTAATATTCCTGAGTCACAAATCCCAACTATTGATGTGAATTTTATTCATAACATCTCTAATGAGAGTTTCTACATTTTAGAAGAAATGGTAGATAGAGATAACTACTTCAAGTTTTTAGAGGATAATCCTAAATGGTCAAAAGAGAACACAGAAGAGTTAATTAATAAAGGTTTAGTAGATAAATTTTATTTAGATTTTTCAAATGATGAGGATTATATAACAAATATCTCATATTATGCAGCTAAAGCGTGGTGTGAGTGGGCAAATGAATATTACAATATACCCAGCAATTATAAAATATCACTACCAAGTGAGAATCTATGGTTAAGTGCAAATCAATTTGATATATTAGATAACGTTGATGCATGGCAGTGGACGAATCAAGGTTTTTATATTTATGATCACTTTCTAACTAAAAAAAGCGGTGTTATATTAGATGAGTTTGATCAGATAGAAGCAAAACTCGTTGTTGGTAAAAATAAATACAATACTAAGGCTGAGTCTAGTCGTGGTGTACAAAATGCAAGTTGGTGTACTCCATTTCTTAGCTTTAGACCTGTATTAATAAGGAAAAGTAATGGGAAAGAGTAA
- a CDS encoding ATP phosphoribosyltransferase regulatory subunit translates to MKEKLLKTPQGAESIFLDEAYKHEKINEVINNIYTTWGYLPIKTPVFDYYETYEKLLSAESKKNCFRLMDRDGELLLLRNDITLFLARQLGRVAKKDDVIRVHYADSILRHQSEIDISSNEFFQTGADLVGAKGMDGDLEAITLLHRIFMDLELAETKIHLGSRSLLDEVVHNFPTVDIDRLISLINLRDPEALTTYLESFANSTIALKITKLFLFIGTFEEFNDFVSINEKLLLELNITKSIKYLHNIGKTLLDIKIIDDFRFDLSEVANRDYYTGIVFKAYTKDIDSAIASGGRYDNLISSFGEKIPSVGFSILLRKIEHKINSDRFNPPETVIMDGLNGFSAKYLRAEELRSSGKCVIIKGENI, encoded by the coding sequence ATGAAAGAGAAATTATTAAAGACCCCACAGGGTGCTGAATCTATATTCTTAGATGAGGCGTATAAACATGAAAAGATTAATGAAGTAATAAATAATATCTATACAACATGGGGCTACCTACCAATAAAAACTCCTGTTTTTGACTACTATGAGACCTACGAAAAGTTATTATCAGCAGAAAGTAAAAAAAATTGTTTTAGATTAATGGATAGGGATGGAGAACTTCTTCTATTAAGAAACGATATAACACTTTTTTTAGCAAGACAATTAGGTAGAGTAGCAAAGAAAGATGATGTAATTAGAGTACACTATGCGGACTCAATACTAAGGCATCAGTCTGAAATTGATATATCTAGTAACGAATTTTTCCAAACAGGGGCCGACCTAGTTGGGGCAAAGGGTATGGATGGAGATTTAGAAGCTATAACCCTACTCCATAGAATTTTTATGGATTTAGAACTTGCTGAGACTAAGATACATTTAGGGTCAAGATCCCTCTTAGATGAAGTAGTTCATAATTTTCCAACAGTTGATATTGATAGATTAATCTCCCTAATAAATTTAAGGGATCCTGAGGCACTAACAACTTATTTGGAAAGTTTTGCAAACTCTACTATTGCACTTAAGATAACAAAACTATTCCTATTTATTGGAACTTTTGAAGAGTTTAATGATTTTGTATCAATAAATGAAAAACTTCTTCTCGAACTAAATATTACTAAATCAATTAAGTATCTTCACAATATTGGTAAAACTCTACTGGATATAAAGATTATAGATGATTTTAGATTTGATTTATCAGAAGTTGCTAATAGGGATTATTATACCGGAATTGTTTTCAAGGCTTATACAAAGGATATTGATAGTGCCATCGCTTCTGGTGGTAGGTATGATAACTTAATAAGTAGTTTTGGTGAGAAAATACCATCTGTTGGTTTCTCTATTCTATTAAGAAAGATAGAACATAAAATAAACTCAGATAGATTTAATCCTCCAGAAACAGTGATAATGGATGGATTAAATGGATTTTCAGCTAAATATCTAAGAGCGGAAGAGTTAAGATCTTCTGGTAAATGTGTAATAATTAAAGGAGAAAACATATGA
- a CDS encoding YggT family protein, with protein MISTIFAFISITLTIYSLLIFIRIIFSWFDLRNSGNGIPQNKITNFLYSITDPYLNWFRRFKFLQIGMMDFSAMLAIFVLYFISNITSRIALTGTISLIYLIKLILVSVWSLVSSLVTIFIIILAIRVIFLQLNKYSLIFQTMDGYLEPLVRRFKGSIIKKFTSYKFNLLFFIVSIFIIRYVLGFGINFLLSLF; from the coding sequence ATGATATCAACAATATTTGCATTTATATCAATAACATTAACAATTTACAGCTTGCTAATTTTTATAAGAATAATATTTAGTTGGTTTGACTTAAGAAACAGTGGTAATGGAATTCCACAAAACAAGATAACTAACTTTTTATACTCAATTACAGATCCATACCTGAACTGGTTTAGACGTTTTAAGTTTTTACAAATTGGAATGATGGACTTCTCTGCAATGCTTGCAATATTTGTTCTCTATTTTATTAGCAACATAACTTCTAGAATAGCTTTGACGGGAACAATATCTCTAATATATTTAATAAAATTGATATTAGTATCAGTATGGTCACTAGTTTCAAGCTTAGTAACAATTTTTATAATTATTTTAGCTATTAGAGTTATATTTTTACAGTTAAATAAATACTCACTAATTTTCCAAACGATGGATGGCTATTTAGAACCCTTAGTTAGAAGATTTAAAGGAAGTATAATTAAAAAATTCACATCCTATAAATTTAATTTACTTTTTTTCATTGTATCCATATTTATTATTAGATATGTGTTAGGTTTTGGTATAAATTTCTTATTAAGCCTATTTTAA
- the rsmD gene encoding 16S rRNA (guanine(966)-N(2))-methyltransferase RsmD — protein sequence MRITGGKYRSRVVKCPPGVIRPAMDRMRESMFSILGDLRDLSFLDVFSGSGVIGLEAASRGATDIQLVELDGGKKKVMLENLSIAKEKINVNFMDAGIYLERATRSFDIIHLDPPFPLENKIKYLELIDKNSILNPNGTLMMHYPDEENYPDLIGSLRKYDTRKYGRSVLIFYTRD from the coding sequence ATGCGAATAACAGGTGGAAAATACAGAAGTAGAGTGGTTAAATGTCCACCTGGAGTTATAAGACCTGCAATGGATAGAATGAGAGAATCCATGTTTTCCATTCTAGGAGACCTAAGGGACCTCTCCTTTTTAGACGTTTTCTCAGGTTCTGGGGTTATTGGTCTTGAGGCTGCTAGTCGAGGGGCAACAGATATACAACTGGTTGAACTTGATGGTGGTAAAAAGAAGGTTATGTTAGAAAACCTTTCAATTGCTAAAGAAAAAATAAATGTTAACTTTATGGACGCGGGGATATACCTAGAAAGGGCAACAAGAAGTTTTGATATTATTCACCTGGACCCTCCCTTCCCCTTAGAAAATAAAATTAAATATTTAGAGTTAATTGATAAGAACAGTATTCTTAATCCAAATGGAACACTTATGATGCACTACCCTGATGAAGAGAACTACCCTGACTTAATTGGAAGTCTTAGAAAGTATGATACAAGAAAATATGGAAGAAGTGTATTGATTTTTTATACTAGGGATTAA
- the recG gene encoding ATP-dependent DNA helicase RecG, protein MFLNELNYPVDRIKGIGTETLKDLKNLGILDIKSLLKHYPIRWEDRLTSSPISSGKSTGFVNTLVKVIEHSYIGFGSKKTLKVLVQDKTGYLSLICFGRNFLEKKLPIGEYFYIYGSNIQYKFSELQCSSFEFEKYIPDTEPKQFNKLLPIYKLSGKLTQHNLRKFIYSSLVLYGEHVTTELPRSILDKYNLIDKNRALEYIHFPMDHKILSIAKKTLIYEELFHLQLITGKKVINRDVKPKTKKQLSTKLQERLINKLPFDLTKDQKAAIEDIIRDLNSTKRMNRLVQGDVGSGKTLVALLSAIPIIESGGQVALMAPTELLAKQHSEKAYELLHSVGIRTAFISGNIKSSSRKILLTELEQGNIDLIIGTHALFTQDVIYKKLDLIIVDEQHRFGVKQRMSLKDKGDNPDILLMTATPIPRTLTLTLFGDLDVSTIKTMPVGRKPIETHLSRIGNEEKVYDFIFKELIKGRQVYFVYPLIEQSEKMNLKDAQSMYENLQKIFSSYKVALIHSKVSEEDKENSMNDFNSGKIDILVATSVVEVGVDVPNATVMVIEHAERFGLSALHQLRGRVGRGNHQSYCFLIYSNLLTDDGKKRLMTMKNTNDGFIISQEDLKLRGPGDIAGIKQSGFMQFSIANLVRDIDIIELAREDAFKLLKDDPGLLSQENSSLRELYSVAPPFSSNFITLG, encoded by the coding sequence ATGTTTCTTAATGAACTAAATTATCCAGTTGATAGAATAAAGGGAATTGGAACGGAGACACTAAAGGATCTAAAAAACCTTGGAATTTTAGATATAAAATCCCTTCTTAAACACTATCCTATAAGGTGGGAAGATAGATTAACTTCATCACCTATTAGCAGTGGGAAATCTACTGGATTTGTAAATACCCTAGTTAAAGTTATCGAACATAGTTACATTGGTTTTGGTTCTAAAAAAACTTTAAAGGTTTTAGTTCAAGATAAAACTGGTTACCTTTCTCTAATCTGCTTTGGTCGCAATTTTTTAGAAAAAAAACTCCCTATTGGAGAATATTTTTATATTTATGGTAGTAATATTCAGTATAAATTTTCAGAACTACAGTGTAGTAGCTTTGAATTTGAAAAATATATTCCTGATACAGAGCCAAAACAGTTTAATAAGCTACTACCTATATACAAGTTAAGTGGGAAATTAACCCAACATAATTTGCGAAAATTTATTTATAGTAGCTTAGTTCTATACGGGGAACATGTAACAACCGAATTACCTAGAAGCATATTAGATAAATATAATTTAATTGATAAAAATCGAGCACTTGAGTATATTCACTTTCCCATGGATCATAAGATACTAAGTATAGCAAAAAAAACCCTTATATATGAAGAGCTTTTCCATCTCCAACTTATTACTGGTAAGAAGGTGATCAATAGGGATGTAAAACCTAAAACTAAAAAGCAACTCTCAACTAAACTACAAGAACGTTTAATAAATAAACTCCCATTTGATCTTACTAAGGATCAAAAAGCAGCTATTGAAGATATTATCAGGGATCTTAACTCTACAAAGAGAATGAATAGACTTGTCCAGGGAGATGTTGGTTCAGGTAAAACTTTAGTTGCACTATTAAGTGCTATTCCAATAATTGAGTCAGGGGGTCAAGTTGCCTTAATGGCTCCTACTGAATTACTTGCAAAACAGCACAGCGAAAAAGCCTATGAACTCCTACACTCAGTAGGAATAAGAACAGCATTTATATCTGGTAATATTAAAAGTAGTAGTAGAAAAATTCTATTAACAGAGTTAGAACAGGGGAATATTGACCTAATTATTGGGACTCATGCACTGTTTACCCAGGATGTAATATATAAAAAACTAGACTTAATAATAGTTGATGAGCAACATAGATTTGGGGTGAAGCAGAGAATGTCTTTAAAAGATAAAGGGGATAACCCTGATATACTATTAATGACTGCGACACCTATACCAAGAACCTTAACCCTAACACTTTTTGGGGACCTAGATGTATCAACTATAAAGACAATGCCAGTAGGAAGAAAGCCTATAGAAACCCATCTATCTAGAATTGGTAATGAGGAAAAGGTATACGATTTTATTTTTAAAGAGCTAATAAAGGGACGCCAAGTCTATTTTGTATACCCCTTAATTGAACAATCTGAAAAAATGAATTTAAAGGATGCTCAATCAATGTATGAAAACTTACAAAAAATATTCTCATCTTATAAAGTAGCCTTAATACACTCTAAAGTTTCTGAAGAGGATAAAGAAAACTCTATGAATGATTTTAATAGTGGGAAAATTGACATTTTAGTTGCAACTAGTGTAGTAGAGGTTGGGGTTGATGTTCCAAATGCAACTGTTATGGTAATAGAACATGCTGAGAGGTTTGGGTTATCTGCTCTACACCAATTACGTGGTCGGGTTGGACGAGGGAATCACCAATCCTATTGTTTTTTAATCTACTCCAATCTATTAACTGATGATGGGAAAAAAAGGTTAATGACAATGAAAAATACAAATGATGGATTTATAATCTCCCAAGAAGATTTAAAACTTAGGGGTCCTGGAGATATAGCAGGTATAAAACAGTCCGGCTTTATGCAGTTCTCAATTGCTAATTTAGTTAGGGATATTGATATAATTGAGCTTGCTAGGGAGGATGCTTTTAAGTTACTAAAAGATGACCCTGGATTATTATCCCAGGAGAATAGTTCCCTACGGGAATTATATAGTGTAGCACCTCCCTTTTCATCAAACTTTATAACTCTTGGGTAA
- the lepB gene encoding signal peptidase I, protein MQFLSKKLVTFTENTLTHIKRKNYIKREKQKRLHPFLDWLGAFLWAACAVFIINQFLFQAYVIPSKSMEKSLLVGDRILVNKFIYGPELLPGFFKIQGFKTPIKEDVVVFENPEYRNRGTTFDIVSRLIFMLTLSMVDIDKDLNGKPAHHFLIKRVIATNGDVVKIEDGDVFIKPRGLENFFKENSHNYEPIRSFNNSFYSETEKEIRQMVYSSQISNSSKYTQDLLYSRKINYKYLSHISPSMVNYYQEYNIKDIGFYVPEGWLLPLGDNRDNSKDGRYFGIIRDSEVLGKASLRFWPFSRFGSIK, encoded by the coding sequence ATGCAATTTTTATCAAAAAAGTTAGTGACATTTACAGAGAATACTCTTACACATATTAAAAGGAAAAATTATATAAAAAGAGAGAAGCAGAAGAGGCTACATCCTTTTCTTGATTGGTTGGGAGCTTTTTTATGGGCTGCATGTGCTGTTTTTATAATAAATCAATTTCTATTTCAAGCCTATGTTATTCCTTCTAAATCTATGGAGAAAAGTCTGTTAGTTGGAGATAGGATTCTTGTTAATAAATTTATCTATGGTCCTGAACTGCTCCCGGGTTTTTTCAAAATACAAGGTTTTAAAACTCCAATAAAAGAAGATGTTGTAGTATTTGAAAATCCTGAGTATAGAAATAGAGGAACAACATTTGATATTGTTTCTAGACTTATATTTATGTTAACCCTCTCCATGGTTGATATAGATAAAGATTTAAATGGAAAACCTGCTCATCATTTCCTAATAAAAAGGGTTATAGCTACTAATGGGGATGTTGTAAAAATAGAAGATGGAGATGTTTTTATTAAACCTAGGGGATTAGAGAACTTTTTTAAAGAAAACAGTCATAACTATGAACCAATTCGTTCCTTTAATAACTCTTTCTACTCTGAAACAGAAAAAGAGATAAGGCAGATGGTCTACAGTAGTCAAATAAGCAACTCTTCTAAATATACTCAGGATCTATTATATAGTAGAAAGATTAATTATAAATATCTTTCCCATATCTCCCCATCAATGGTAAATTATTATCAAGAGTATAACATTAAAGATATTGGGTTTTATGTACCAGAAGGTTGGTTACTCCCCCTAGGTGATAATAGGGATAACTCAAAGGATGGCCGATATTTTGGGATAATTAGAGATTCTGAAGTTCTAGGCAAAGCAAGTCTTCGATTCTGGCCTTTTTCCAGATTCGGTAGTATAAAATAG
- the smpB gene encoding SsrA-binding protein SmpB: MGKSKKESPGTLGKNRKAYFNYTVVESMECGIELKGTEVKSVKSSHFNFVDCYSDIKDGQLWLYKMNINPYGFGNIHNHITDRPRRLLAHSKEIEKLEKKIREKGFTLIPLKFYLKGSLVKVELGLCKGKKLYDKRDTIKNRDMDRDQNRKSKYD, translated from the coding sequence ATGGGAAAGAGTAAAAAAGAGAGTCCAGGGACCCTTGGAAAAAATAGAAAGGCTTATTTTAACTATACTGTTGTAGAGAGTATGGAGTGTGGAATAGAGCTTAAGGGAACTGAGGTAAAATCTGTTAAATCTAGTCATTTTAACTTTGTTGACTGTTATAGTGATATAAAAGATGGCCAGTTGTGGTTATATAAAATGAATATCAATCCCTATGGATTTGGTAATATACACAACCATATAACCGATAGACCTCGAAGATTGTTAGCCCACTCTAAGGAAATAGAAAAGCTAGAAAAGAAAATAAGAGAGAAGGGTTTTACACTTATTCCTCTAAAATTCTATTTAAAAGGCTCCTTAGTTAAGGTTGAACTTGGTCTATGTAAGGGTAAAAAACTTTACGATAAGAGGGATACTATAAAAAATAGAGATATGGATAGAGATCAAAACAGAAAATCAAAATATGACTAA
- a CDS encoding methyltransferase domain-containing protein, producing the protein MTNQTHSICPLCNSLEVKFYLKDKKREYLICNSCELIYVPKSYHLTSVEERSRYVKHDNSIDDPSYLNFLSRIVGPLLSNITNIDSSEGLDFGCGPGPVLKKILEKSNLVLEEYDLYFKNDKELLKRNWDFIVSTEVVEHLIKPGEVLIDLWKIINEKGFLAIMTRLYDGVENFNAWYYKGDPTHICFFSKNTFNYLAQLFNCEIQFFDKDIIILKKK; encoded by the coding sequence ATGACTAATCAAACCCATAGTATATGCCCTCTCTGTAATAGTTTAGAAGTCAAATTTTACTTAAAAGATAAAAAAAGAGAGTATTTAATTTGTAACAGTTGTGAATTAATATATGTTCCTAAGAGTTATCATCTAACTAGTGTTGAAGAGAGAAGCAGATATGTTAAACATGATAACTCTATAGATGATCCATCCTATTTAAACTTTTTAAGTAGAATAGTGGGTCCTTTATTATCGAATATTACAAATATAGATAGTAGTGAGGGCTTAGATTTTGGTTGTGGCCCAGGTCCAGTACTAAAAAAAATACTAGAAAAGAGTAACTTAGTTTTAGAAGAGTACGATCTATATTTTAAAAATGACAAAGAACTTCTTAAACGAAATTGGGATTTTATAGTTTCAACTGAGGTTGTAGAACACTTAATTAAGCCTGGAGAGGTTCTGATAGACCTCTGGAAGATTATTAATGAAAAGGGCTTTTTAGCCATTATGACTAGACTATACGATGGCGTTGAAAACTTTAACGCATGGTATTATAAGGGAGATCCAACCCATATCTGCTTCTTTTCCAAAAATACATTTAACTATTTAGCCCAGTTATTTAACTGTGAAATTCAGTTTTTTGATAAAGATATTATCATATTGAAAAAAAAATAG